TAGTCGAGCGTATCGATTGTCGTTTCGGTTTGAAAATGGAGATCGCGCCGCCAATCAATGCGCTCTAAGAGATGACCGAAGTAGCGCGCTAGATCATGAATCTCCAAGTTCGGATCGTCTTCGCTGGCGATGATCATCAGGTACTTGGCCAACGACATTTGTCCCTGCCCCAAGATCGCATTGGCTTGCGTTAACAATTCTTTCGGACGCGTCCGCTCGTCGTACGGCACATAGCGTTCGCTGCCGATCGCCAACATCAGCGGATGCACGCCGGCCGCATCGACCGCATGCACCGCTTTCACCCCCGGCAGAACCGTCGGAATGATTGGGCCGGTGATCTCGTGGATCAGCGCGCCAAACGTCGTATCTTCCTGCGGGGGTCGCCCGACCACGGTAAAGGGCCAGATCGCGTCATCGCGGTGATAGACTTGCTCGACCTTCAGCACCGGAAAAGGATGCGTCAGACTGTAGTAGCCCAAGTGATCGCCGAACGGCCCTTCCGGTTTGGTCTGCGGTTGGATCGTGCCGGCGATGCAAAAGTCAGCTTCGGCGTACAACGGCAACGAAGTAGCGCCGTAAGCCAACGGAATTCGATGGCCGGCCAAGGCCCCGGCAAAGGAGAGCTCGCTCAGCCCTTCCGGCAGCGGCATTACGGCCGCCAGCGACATCGCCGGAGTTCCGCCGACAAAGATGTTGGCGTGAAACGGCTTGCCCGCCGCCAGCGCCGCCGCATGATGAACGCCGATGCCGCGGTGGATTTGATAGTGCAGGCCGATTTCGGCATTGGCCGCATAGTCATTGCCGGCAAGTTGAACGCGGTACATCCCCAGGTTCGACTTCATCGCCCCCGGCTGACCAACATCCTCGGTATAAACCTGCGGCAACGTGACATAGGCGCCGCCATCATCGGGCCACGAGACCAACCGCGGCAACTGGTCAATCTTCGTCTGATTCTTCATGACCGGGCCGCTGCGCCGCTTCGACGGCATCATCTTGAGCGCCCAGAGCGGCGCCCCTGCATATCGCAGCGGCCGCTTCCACAATTCGTTGGGATCGATCTTCAGCTCAATCAGCCGTTTGACCTGGTCGATTGTGTCGCGAAACAGAAACCGAGCCTGATCCAACGAACCAAACAAATTGGAAACCATCGGAAAACGACAATTTTTGACATGGGCGAAATAAATCGCCGGGCCCCCGCTCGCGTAAACGCGACGCTGGATTTCGGCCGCTTCCAGGTGAGCGTCGATCACGTCATCGATCTGAATCAAGCGGCCATGCTTCCGCAGATCTTCTACGCATTGCCGGAGATTTCGATAGCCCATGTTGGAAAGACGGAAAAAATAAGGGTGACGGGGGAGATTTAAAATACCGGCCTGCCGCGGCGAACTATTACAGATTCGACCGTATTTGCGCCGCTAGCGACAACCGACCGCAATCGTACCCCCTTCTCGACGTCGTAACAGCCCTGGGCTCCTGTGACGAGCGGGCCAATCCCATTAAACTGGGCGAAGGAAAATCGCTTCTCGCTCTGTTTTCTTCGCTCAGAAAGACGCCGCAATGAAGATTCAACCCACCAAACAGCCGGTTCAAGACTTCGACGGAGACGCCATCATCGTGGGCGCCTACTGCGATGAATTATCGCCAACCGCCGAACAACTCGACCCCGCGATCAGCGGCGCGATCGAACGTTTAAAAGCGGCCGGCGAAATCACCGGCAAGCGGTACGAAGCGACCCGCATCCTGGCTCCGGCCGGCGTTCCGACCATCGAAGTGATCGTCATCGGCTTGGGGGCGAAGGCCGATCTGAACGCTGAGACCGTTTACGGCGCCACCGCAACGGTCGCCAAAATGGTCGCCAGCAAAAAACGGAAAAAAGTCGGCTTCTTTCTCGACGACTTCTGGCCCTCCGACCTGACCGAACAAGCGATCGCCGGGCTCTGCGTCGGCATGCATGGACAAGATCTCTATCGCCAAGAGAAGAGCCTGACCACGCCGGAAGAAATCTTCTGGTACGGCGTGGATGACGCGACGATCGAAAAAGGCGCCGCTTACGGCAACGCGATCAATCTGACCCGGATGCTGGTCAATCGCCCGGCCGCTGACATGTACCCAGCGACCTTCGCCGAAGAAGCGTCGGTCGTCGCCGAAGACTACAACCTATCGATCGAAGTCTGGGACAAGAAGAAGCTGGAAGAAGAGCGCTGCGGATCTTTGCTGGCCGTGTCGCAAGCTTCGCCGCGTGATCCGCGCCTGGTCATCATTCGCTACAACGGCGGCAAGCTGGGCGAATCGCCGCTCGCTTTGGTCGGCAAAGGGGTCACGTTTGACTCGGGCGGGCTCTCGCTCAAACCGAGCGACGGCATGAAAACGATGAAGTGCGACATGGCCGGCGCAGCGACCGTCCTGGGCGCGATCAAAGCGATCGCCGCACTCAAGCTGCCGGTCAACGTCGTCGGTCTGGTCGGCCTGGTCGAAAACGTGATCGCCGGCAACAGCTACAAACTGGGAGACGTGTTGACCGCGCGCAGCGGCAAGACGATCGAAGTGCTCAACACCGACGCCGAGGGACGTCTGGTCTTGGCCGACGTGCTGAACGTCGCCCTCGACGAAAAGCCGACGCGGATCATCGATCTGGCGACCCTCACCGGCGCTTGCGTGGTGGCGCTCGGCCTGGATGTCGCCGGTCTGATGACCAACGACGAAGAAATGCAAGACATGATCTTCGCAGCCGCCAAACGCATGGGCGAGCCGATGTGGCCGCTGCCGATGTACCCCGAGTTTGGCGAACAGATCAAAAGCCAGGTCGCCGACATCAAGAACATCGGCGAAGGCCGCTGGGGCGGAGCGATCACCGCCGCGAAATTCTTGGAAGAGTTTGTCGAAGGGACCGCTTGGACGCACATCGACATCGCCGGCCCCGCCTTCTTAGAAAAACCAAAGCCTTGGATGGACGGGGGCGCCTCCGGCTTTGGCGTGCGTACGCTCGTCGAAGTCGCCAAGACGCTTTGTAAGTAAACGTAGGAAATAAAGTTGCGGGTCGCAATCTTGTGCGACTCGCAAGTTCAAATTTCGGCGCCCGGTTGGAAAAGCTCGAAGAGTTGGGCAGGCTCCCCCGATTTCGCCTAGCAGGAGCTTGTAAGGTATAATGAAGAAGTCCTCCGAACGAATAGGGCGTCATCATGCCGCAACGACAAGAAATCCTCGAGCAAATTGCGAAGCTGGATCCGGTCGAATTCGAAGGCTTGGTTGTTGACCTTTTCTTCGCAAAAATGCTTTCCCATCCTTTCTGGACGCGCGGCGGCGGACCTCATGCCGACGACTATTCGTCGATTGTGGCGACCCCCAAAGTCTGTGGCGGCTCTGCACGGTTAATTCGTACTCGCATACCGGTATGGACGCTGGAGAGAATGCGGCAGCTTGGATTTACGGAGGCTGATATCTTGCAAAGCTTTCCCACGCTCCGAGCGCTGGATCTTGTGCAAGCGTGGGCCTACGTCGCTCAGCACCGGAAAGAGATTGAACAGGAAATTCTCGAAAACGAAGAAGATTGAGTCGTGGCCCGTCTCTACTCCAATGAAAACTTTCCGATTCCTGTCGTCCTGGAGCTAAGACGTCTGGGCCATGACATTGTGACGATTCAAGATCGCGGAAGAGACAATGAGGCGGCG
The nucleotide sequence above comes from Blastopirellula sp. J2-11. Encoded proteins:
- a CDS encoding UbiD family decarboxylase; this translates as MGYRNLRQCVEDLRKHGRLIQIDDVIDAHLEAAEIQRRVYASGGPAIYFAHVKNCRFPMVSNLFGSLDQARFLFRDTIDQVKRLIELKIDPNELWKRPLRYAGAPLWALKMMPSKRRSGPVMKNQTKIDQLPRLVSWPDDGGAYVTLPQVYTEDVGQPGAMKSNLGMYRVQLAGNDYAANAEIGLHYQIHRGIGVHHAAALAAGKPFHANIFVGGTPAMSLAAVMPLPEGLSELSFAGALAGHRIPLAYGATSLPLYAEADFCIAGTIQPQTKPEGPFGDHLGYYSLTHPFPVLKVEQVYHRDDAIWPFTVVGRPPQEDTTFGALIHEITGPIIPTVLPGVKAVHAVDAAGVHPLMLAIGSERYVPYDERTRPKELLTQANAILGQGQMSLAKYLMIIASEDDPNLEIHDLARYFGHLLERIDWRRDLHFQTETTIDTLDYSSGQLNHGSKLVMAAVGRPIRELLTQLPESLSLPEGFHTPQAALPGVMVVQGPAFQGANEMERFCAAFDASAPINQFPLIVIADDSSFAAASLNNFVWTLFTRSNPAADAYGIESFTQEKHWGCRGSLVIDARLKPWNAPPLEEDRAVSARVDALAARGGAIAKYL
- a CDS encoding leucyl aminopeptidase, with translation MKIQPTKQPVQDFDGDAIIVGAYCDELSPTAEQLDPAISGAIERLKAAGEITGKRYEATRILAPAGVPTIEVIVIGLGAKADLNAETVYGATATVAKMVASKKRKKVGFFLDDFWPSDLTEQAIAGLCVGMHGQDLYRQEKSLTTPEEIFWYGVDDATIEKGAAYGNAINLTRMLVNRPAADMYPATFAEEASVVAEDYNLSIEVWDKKKLEEERCGSLLAVSQASPRDPRLVIIRYNGGKLGESPLALVGKGVTFDSGGLSLKPSDGMKTMKCDMAGAATVLGAIKAIAALKLPVNVVGLVGLVENVIAGNSYKLGDVLTARSGKTIEVLNTDAEGRLVLADVLNVALDEKPTRIIDLATLTGACVVALGLDVAGLMTNDEEMQDMIFAAAKRMGEPMWPLPMYPEFGEQIKSQVADIKNIGEGRWGGAITAAKFLEEFVEGTAWTHIDIAGPAFLEKPKPWMDGGASGFGVRTLVEVAKTLCK
- a CDS encoding DUF433 domain-containing protein, translating into MPQRQEILEQIAKLDPVEFEGLVVDLFFAKMLSHPFWTRGGGPHADDYSSIVATPKVCGGSARLIRTRIPVWTLERMRQLGFTEADILQSFPTLRALDLVQAWAYVAQHRKEIEQEILENEED